From Penaeus monodon isolate SGIC_2016 chromosome 42, NSTDA_Pmon_1, whole genome shotgun sequence, one genomic window encodes:
- the LOC119599355 gene encoding shematrin-like protein 1 produces MKFLVVMFLAAFACASPVEKREADADPSFPIYGQGYGYPAYYRGYGYPYNYGLRHKRSADPEPEADADPSYLYNHYRPYSVGHSYVRPYTYGHSHVLHKRSAEPEAEASVVYPHTSFYTHAAPFVPYGYPYTYGYGYGGGYGY; encoded by the exons ATGAAGTTCTTG GTGGTAATGTTCCTGGCAGCCTTTGCTTGCGCTTCTCCagttgagaagcgagaggcggacgCCGACCCCAGTTTCCCCATCTACGGTCAGGGTTATGGCTACCCTGCCTATTACCGAGGCTACGGTTACCCATACAATTATGGCCTCCGCCACAAGAGGTCCGCTGATCCCGAACCCGAAGCTGATGCCGACCCTTCCTACTTGTACAATCATTACCGCCCCTACTCTGTAGGCCATAGCTACGTTCGCCCTTACACCTACGGCCACTCCCACGTCCTCCACAAGAGGTCGGCCGAACCAGAAGCTGAGGCCTCCGTTGTTTACCCGCACACTTCCTTCTACACCCACGCCGCTCCTTTCGTCCCCTACGGCTATCCCTATACCTACGGCTATGGCTACGGCGGGGGATATGGATATTAA
- the LOC119599234 gene encoding shematrin-like protein 1, with protein MKFLAVVLLAALAWASPVEKRGADADPSFPIYGRGYGYPSYYQGYGYPYSYGLHHGLGLHKRSADPEPEANAEPSYLYNHHRPYSVGHSYVRPYTYGHSHVLHKRSAEPEAEASVVYPHTYSYSHAAPFVSYGYPYSYGYGYGRGYRY; from the exons ATGAAGTTCTTG GCGGTAGTGCTTCTGGCGGCCCTTGCTTGGGCTTCTCCTGTCGAGAAGCGAGGGGCGGACGCCGACCCTAGCTTCCCCATCTATGGACGTGGTTATGGCTACCCTAGCTATTACCAAGGCTACGGCTACCCTTACAGTTACGGTCTCCACCATGGTCTCGGCCTTCACAAGAGGTCCGCTGATCCCGAACCTGAAGCCAATGCAGAACCTTCTTACTTGTACAATCACCACCGCCCCTACTCTGTAGGCCATAGCTACGTTCGCCCTTACACCTACGGCCACTCCCACGTCCTCCACAAGAGGTCGGCCGAACCAGAAGCTGAAGCCTCCGTTGTTTACCCGCACACTTACTCCTACAGCCACGCCGCTCCTTTTGTCTCTTACGGCTATCCCTACTCCTACGGCTATGGCTACGGCAGGGGCTATAGATATTAA